A genomic window from Variovorax paradoxus includes:
- a CDS encoding crotonase/enoyl-CoA hydratase family protein gives MAMQYVAYDVDRTVCTITLNRPEKRNAVDGVVAAELREAFERFEADDALRVAVLTGAGGNFCAGADLSAVADPSRRNELDPEGGGSGPMGPTRMALSKPLIAAVNGYAVAGGLELALLADLRVADDDAVFGVFCRRWGVPLIDGGTVRLPRIVGMGRALDMILSGRPVGAPEALAMGLVNRVTPPGGALAAAQELAYQLAAFPQQCMLADRRSAYAQWDMSLAEALRREGAQGGPMVFAEGEAGAARFAGGAGRHGEFKR, from the coding sequence ATGGCCATGCAGTACGTGGCGTACGACGTGGACCGCACGGTCTGCACCATCACGCTGAACCGCCCGGAGAAGCGCAATGCGGTCGATGGCGTGGTGGCCGCCGAACTGCGTGAGGCTTTCGAGCGCTTCGAGGCCGACGACGCGCTGCGCGTCGCGGTGCTGACCGGCGCGGGCGGCAACTTCTGCGCGGGCGCCGACCTCTCGGCCGTGGCCGACCCGAGCCGCCGCAACGAGCTCGACCCCGAAGGCGGCGGCAGCGGCCCGATGGGGCCCACACGCATGGCGCTGTCGAAGCCGTTGATCGCAGCGGTGAACGGCTATGCGGTGGCTGGCGGCCTCGAACTGGCTTTGCTGGCCGACCTGCGCGTGGCCGACGACGACGCGGTGTTCGGCGTGTTCTGCCGCCGCTGGGGCGTGCCGCTGATCGACGGCGGCACGGTGCGGCTGCCGCGCATCGTGGGCATGGGGCGCGCGCTCGACATGATTCTTTCGGGCCGTCCGGTGGGCGCGCCTGAGGCGCTGGCGATGGGCCTGGTCAACCGTGTGACGCCGCCCGGCGGTGCGCTGGCCGCTGCGCAAGAACTGGCCTACCAGCTCGCAGCGTTCCCGCAGCAATGCATGCTGGCCGACCGCCGCTCCGCCTACGCACAGTGGGACATGTCGCTGGCAGAGGCGCTGCGCCGCGAGGGTGCGCAGGGCGGGCCGATGGTTTTCGCCGAAGGCGAAGCCGGCGCCGCGCGCTTCGCCGGTGGCGCCGGTCGCCACGGGGAGTTCAAGCGCTGA
- a CDS encoding aminotransferase-like domain-containing protein, whose translation MTTIADSLANAIERQIVSGAYKAGDKLPSLRELAQLHNYAKNTVVAAFELLVSRGLVEPKRGSGYFVRAQQTAKPVEEDAGSLGRAMDIVWLMREQLKTQPDAIAVGDGFPPVEWLADVRLDKYHPKVVRTGLGALFRYGSRFGYAPLRDHLVRKLADFGIGAEPRQIVLTHGANEAMDIVIRYFVPPGGKVLVDDPGYYPLFGKLKLAGAQVLGVPRLADGPDLEALERLLVAERPRLFFTQSIAHNPTGSDISPAKAFRVLQLAQKHDLLIVENDPLADFKPTSLPRLAALDQLERTIYIGSFSKSFSAALRVGFIACGADLASDLADLKALIHVSSSEYCERTVDVILSEGHYQRHLNRLQARLGEATRNAIKLFDSVDAEVFARTPQSLYVWAALPGVADSLAFAKELLPRKIVMAPGRIFSVDSTQVSRWSRFNVGAMADPRFAKALRTTLRFFSA comes from the coding sequence ATGACGACCATTGCCGATTCGCTCGCCAACGCCATCGAACGCCAGATCGTGAGTGGTGCCTACAAGGCAGGCGACAAGCTTCCGTCACTGCGGGAACTGGCGCAGCTGCACAACTACGCGAAGAACACCGTGGTGGCCGCCTTCGAGCTGCTGGTGTCGCGCGGACTGGTCGAGCCGAAGCGCGGCTCGGGCTACTTCGTGCGTGCGCAGCAGACCGCCAAGCCGGTAGAGGAAGACGCCGGCAGTCTCGGCCGCGCGATGGACATCGTGTGGCTCATGCGCGAGCAGCTCAAGACGCAGCCTGACGCGATCGCGGTGGGCGATGGCTTTCCACCGGTCGAATGGCTGGCCGACGTGCGGCTCGACAAATATCACCCCAAGGTGGTCCGCACGGGGCTCGGGGCGCTGTTCCGCTACGGCAGCCGCTTCGGCTATGCGCCGCTGCGCGACCATCTCGTGCGCAAGCTGGCCGACTTCGGCATCGGCGCGGAGCCGCGGCAGATCGTGCTGACGCACGGCGCCAACGAGGCGATGGACATCGTCATCCGCTACTTCGTGCCGCCCGGCGGTAAGGTATTGGTGGACGACCCTGGCTACTACCCGCTGTTCGGCAAGCTCAAGCTTGCGGGCGCGCAGGTGCTGGGCGTGCCGCGCCTGGCCGACGGGCCCGACCTCGAAGCACTGGAGCGCCTGCTCGTTGCCGAGCGGCCGCGCCTGTTCTTCACGCAGTCGATCGCGCACAACCCCACGGGCTCCGACATCTCGCCCGCCAAGGCCTTCCGCGTGCTGCAGCTCGCGCAGAAGCACGACCTGCTGATCGTCGAGAACGATCCGCTGGCCGACTTCAAGCCCACCTCGCTGCCGCGCCTGGCCGCGCTCGACCAGCTGGAGCGCACGATCTACATCGGCAGCTTCTCCAAGTCGTTCTCGGCAGCGCTGCGCGTGGGCTTCATCGCCTGCGGCGCCGACCTGGCGAGCGACCTCGCGGACCTGAAGGCGCTGATCCACGTGAGCAGTTCGGAGTACTGCGAGCGCACGGTCGACGTCATCCTGAGCGAGGGCCACTACCAGCGGCATCTCAATCGCCTGCAGGCGCGGCTCGGCGAAGCCACGCGCAACGCGATCAAGCTGTTCGACTCGGTCGACGCAGAGGTGTTCGCGCGCACCCCGCAGTCGCTCTACGTGTGGGCCGCGCTGCCCGGCGTGGCCGACTCGCTGGCCTTTGCGAAGGAGCTGCTGCCACGCAAGATCGTGATGGCGCCGGGGCGCATCTTCAGCGTCGACTCGACGCAGGTGTCGCGTTGGTCGCGCTTCAACGTGGGCGCCATGGCCGACCCGCGCTTTGCCAAGGCGCTGCGCACCACGCTGCGCTTCTTCAGCGCTTGA
- a CDS encoding hydroxymethylglutaryl-CoA reductase, degradative — translation MVADSRIPNFRALTPTQRLAHIAQAASLGDEEVALLAHAGALGVDRANGMVENVIGTFELPLGVAGNFTVNGRDYLVPMAVEEPSVVAAASFMAKLAREGGGFEASSTGPLMRAQVQVIGITDPYGARLALLQARDEILAVANSRDKVLIGLGGGCRDIEVHVFGDTPRGAMVVMHLIVDVRDAMGANTVNTMAEAVSPLVEKLTGGTVRLRILSNLADLRLARARVRLTPAVLATRERSGEEVVEGVIDAYTFAAIDPYRAATHNKGIMNGVDPVIVATGNDWRAVEAGAHAYACRSGRYTSLTTWEKDTAGALVGTIEMPMPVGLVGGATKTHPLARLALKILDVKSAQELGEVAVAVGLAQNLGALRALATEGIQRGHMALHARNIALVAGATGDEVDSIAKQMAAEHDVRTDRAVALLEALRKK, via the coding sequence ATGGTCGCCGACTCCCGCATTCCCAACTTCCGCGCACTCACGCCCACGCAGCGCTTGGCCCACATAGCGCAGGCCGCATCCCTGGGCGACGAAGAGGTCGCGCTGCTCGCCCACGCTGGTGCGCTGGGCGTGGACCGCGCCAACGGCATGGTCGAGAACGTGATCGGCACCTTCGAGCTGCCGCTGGGCGTGGCCGGCAACTTCACCGTCAACGGGCGCGACTACCTCGTGCCCATGGCGGTGGAAGAGCCCTCGGTGGTGGCCGCCGCCTCTTTCATGGCCAAGCTGGCGCGCGAGGGCGGCGGTTTCGAGGCTTCGAGCACCGGCCCGCTGATGCGTGCGCAGGTGCAGGTAATAGGCATCACCGATCCGTACGGCGCGCGGCTGGCGCTGCTGCAGGCGCGCGACGAAATCCTTGCCGTGGCGAACAGCCGCGACAAGGTGCTGATCGGCCTGGGCGGCGGCTGCCGCGACATCGAGGTGCATGTGTTCGGTGACACGCCGCGCGGCGCGATGGTGGTGATGCACCTGATCGTCGACGTGCGCGACGCGATGGGCGCGAACACCGTCAACACCATGGCCGAGGCGGTGTCGCCGCTGGTCGAGAAGCTCACGGGCGGCACGGTGCGGCTGCGCATCCTGTCGAACCTGGCCGACCTGCGGCTGGCGCGTGCACGCGTACGGCTGACCCCCGCGGTGCTGGCCACGCGCGAGCGCAGCGGCGAAGAGGTGGTCGAGGGCGTGATCGACGCGTACACCTTCGCAGCCATCGATCCCTACCGCGCGGCGACGCACAACAAGGGAATCATGAATGGCGTCGATCCGGTGATCGTCGCAACCGGCAACGACTGGCGCGCAGTGGAAGCCGGCGCGCATGCCTATGCCTGCCGCAGCGGGCGCTACACATCGCTGACCACCTGGGAGAAGGACACAGCGGGCGCGCTGGTCGGCACCATCGAGATGCCGATGCCGGTGGGCCTGGTCGGCGGTGCGACCAAGACACACCCGCTCGCACGGCTCGCGCTGAAGATTCTCGACGTGAAGTCGGCACAGGAGCTGGGCGAAGTCGCGGTGGCCGTGGGCCTCGCGCAGAACCTCGGCGCGCTGCGCGCGCTCGCCACCGAAGGCATCCAGCGCGGCCACATGGCACTGCATGCCCGCAACATCGCGCTGGTCGCGGGCGCCACCGGGGACGAAGTCGACAGCATCGCGAAGCAGATGGCGGCCGAGCACGACGTGCGCACTGACCGCGCGGTCGCACTGCTCGAGGCGCTGCGCAAGAAGTAA
- a CDS encoding tripartite tricarboxylate transporter permease, with amino-acid sequence MIDAALLNQILVATGMGLVGAVVFAAIGLVSGTDETTTLAPLTLLVVLLGVPPEGVFTFFLAAAVAKHMTHAVPTALLGIPGDTMATPLLQDANVLRNLGVPHIALRKMVSGAIIAAFIAVPLAVLFAVLLAPYGAVITKAAPWIFVVAAVAIAYFSSGRWASVATLVPFVMVIVALQALTGKYGVKLGISYFLGIAIGPLVADLFSVISPAARARMKRDKVRTFSLAPDVKGWSGYFPNPFKVLDRTQVKWTFATAAISSATFVFSPVAMTVVLGELVGSRIKHAYHRLTTTLAARNGVTEATYIAEALIPLIAIGLPLSPVAAGPAAPLFNAPPVFTIDAATGQTHNLHNLLNHWEFLGYGMLAVVLAALVAYPFTMNFARRAALFVSRKVSHEAIIATFVGLIVVISVWEGQLLGLLVILTMGLLGGLLSRAIGFNTGVQFMGYYTAVLTVPAAIKAFA; translated from the coding sequence GTGATCGACGCCGCACTCCTGAACCAGATCCTCGTTGCCACGGGCATGGGCCTCGTGGGCGCCGTCGTGTTCGCAGCCATCGGCCTCGTCTCGGGCACCGACGAGACCACCACGCTCGCACCGCTCACCCTGCTGGTGGTGCTGCTCGGCGTGCCGCCCGAAGGCGTGTTCACCTTCTTCCTGGCGGCGGCCGTGGCCAAGCACATGACGCATGCGGTGCCCACCGCGCTGCTGGGCATTCCGGGCGACACCATGGCCACGCCGCTGCTGCAGGATGCGAACGTGCTGCGCAACCTCGGCGTGCCGCACATCGCGCTGCGCAAGATGGTGTCGGGCGCGATCATCGCGGCCTTCATCGCGGTGCCGCTGGCCGTGCTGTTCGCGGTGCTGCTGGCGCCCTACGGCGCGGTCATCACCAAGGCGGCGCCGTGGATCTTCGTGGTGGCGGCCGTGGCCATCGCGTACTTCTCCAGCGGACGCTGGGCCTCGGTGGCCACGCTGGTGCCGTTCGTGATGGTGATCGTGGCGCTGCAGGCGCTCACCGGCAAGTACGGCGTGAAGCTCGGCATCAGCTACTTCCTGGGCATCGCCATCGGGCCGCTGGTGGCCGACCTGTTCTCGGTGATCTCGCCGGCTGCGCGCGCACGCATGAAGCGCGACAAGGTCCGCACCTTCTCGCTCGCCCCCGACGTGAAGGGCTGGTCGGGCTACTTCCCGAATCCGTTCAAGGTGCTGGACCGCACGCAGGTGAAGTGGACCTTCGCGACGGCCGCGATCTCCAGCGCCACCTTCGTGTTCAGCCCGGTCGCGATGACCGTGGTGCTGGGCGAACTGGTGGGCTCGCGCATCAAGCATGCGTACCACCGGCTCACCACCACGCTGGCCGCGCGCAACGGCGTGACCGAGGCCACCTACATCGCCGAGGCACTGATCCCGCTGATCGCCATCGGCCTGCCGCTGAGCCCTGTGGCGGCCGGGCCGGCCGCACCGCTGTTCAACGCGCCGCCGGTGTTCACCATCGATGCGGCCACCGGCCAGACGCACAACCTGCACAACCTGCTGAACCACTGGGAGTTCCTGGGCTACGGCATGCTGGCGGTGGTGCTCGCAGCCCTGGTGGCCTATCCGTTCACGATGAACTTCGCGCGCCGCGCGGCGCTGTTCGTGTCGCGCAAGGTGAGCCACGAAGCGATCATCGCGACCTTCGTCGGGCTGATCGTGGTCATCAGCGTATGGGAAGGCCAGCTGCTCGGGCTGCTGGTAATCCTGACGATGGGGCTGCTGGGCGGGCTGCTGTCGCGCGCGATCGGGTTCAACACCGGCGTGCAGTTCATGGGGTACTACACGGCTGTGCTGACGGTGCCGGCGGCGATCAAGGCGTTTGCCTAG
- a CDS encoding AsmA-like C-terminal region-containing protein, with translation MKHPVRRWLIGIAVALLLGVGALVWVVSARLPTDDEVAAKIAEGFEKRFGVALKVGGAHWSLLPVPVLVLSDIATDQPRPITLRRVTLRLQLAPLLQRVIAVDEVEIESLVLPRASVRAFRGKGPKPQEGSGNVVALPAPWTLAPVPVELLRWRDVVWIDRRDISLAYDGDVRFDPGWRPRQARLERAGLAPPLPPVRLRLDRQAGQDRWRTRIDAGGGTWNGVSRLETLPDGKLQFSAELEPRQIDIESLVQAFDRRTSVAGKFSGNTTLVAEAGSAEELGALIRSLHTRTTFSVQPATLTKLDVAKAVATAGVSRGGTTQLNELTGTLDTQGTEDGVVIQYTNLKARSGVLTASGNLKLFNRKLDGEIAVDLVDGVIGVPLKIGGTASDPELSLTGAALTGAAIGSAVLPGVGTAIGARVGQQVEKMFGGSKPTKPKPRPAPRPRTGPRQTP, from the coding sequence ATGAAGCACCCCGTCCGCCGCTGGCTCATTGGCATTGCCGTCGCACTGCTGCTGGGCGTGGGCGCGCTGGTGTGGGTGGTGAGCGCGCGCTTGCCCACCGACGACGAGGTGGCCGCGAAGATCGCCGAAGGCTTCGAGAAGCGCTTCGGCGTTGCCCTGAAGGTCGGCGGTGCCCACTGGTCGCTGCTGCCGGTGCCCGTGCTGGTGCTGTCCGACATCGCCACCGACCAGCCGCGCCCCATCACCCTGCGCCGTGTCACGCTGCGGCTGCAGCTTGCGCCGCTGCTGCAGCGCGTCATTGCCGTGGACGAGGTCGAAATCGAAAGCCTGGTGTTGCCGCGCGCCTCGGTGCGGGCGTTTCGCGGCAAGGGGCCCAAGCCGCAGGAAGGCAGCGGCAACGTCGTCGCGCTGCCCGCGCCATGGACGCTCGCGCCCGTGCCCGTGGAACTGCTGCGCTGGCGCGACGTGGTCTGGATCGACCGGCGCGACATCTCGCTGGCCTACGACGGCGACGTCCGCTTCGACCCCGGCTGGCGCCCGCGCCAGGCCCGGCTCGAGCGCGCCGGCCTGGCACCGCCCTTGCCACCCGTGCGCCTGCGCCTGGACCGCCAGGCCGGGCAGGACCGCTGGCGCACCCGCATCGACGCGGGCGGCGGTACCTGGAACGGTGTCTCCCGCTTGGAGACACTGCCCGACGGCAAGCTGCAGTTTTCCGCCGAACTGGAGCCGCGCCAGATCGACATCGAGAGCCTGGTGCAGGCCTTCGACCGCCGCACTTCGGTGGCCGGCAAGTTCTCGGGCAACACCACGCTCGTGGCCGAGGCCGGGAGTGCCGAGGAACTGGGCGCGCTGATCCGCAGCCTGCACACCCGCACCACCTTCTCGGTGCAGCCCGCCACGCTCACCAAGCTGGACGTGGCCAAGGCCGTAGCCACCGCAGGCGTGAGCCGGGGGGGCACGACGCAACTGAACGAGCTTACCGGCACGCTCGACACCCAGGGCACCGAAGACGGCGTGGTGATCCAGTACACCAACCTCAAGGCCCGTTCGGGCGTGCTCACGGCAAGCGGCAACCTGAAGCTGTTCAACCGCAAGCTCGACGGCGAGATCGCGGTGGACCTTGTCGACGGCGTGATCGGCGTGCCGCTGAAGATCGGCGGAACCGCAAGCGACCCCGAGCTCTCGCTGACCGGCGCCGCGCTCACCGGCGCGGCCATCGGCAGCGCGGTGCTGCCGGGCGTGGGCACGGCCATCGGCGCGCGCGTGGGGCAGCAGGTGGAAAAGATGTTCGGCGGGAGCAAGCCGACGAAGCCCAAGCCCAGGCCGGCACCCAGGCCGCGCACCGGCCCTAGGCAAACGCCTTGA
- a CDS encoding hotdog fold thioesterase: MRIWKKEISVEALTRNHVGTVVSALGMEFLEVGDDFIRARCPVDERTRQPYGILHGGVSVVLAETLGSCGAHYSAPEGDRAVGLDINANHIRSVTSGWVIGTARPVHRGRTTQVWQIDLTNEAGELTCVSRITMAVLQPR; this comes from the coding sequence ATGCGTATCTGGAAAAAAGAGATCTCCGTCGAGGCGCTGACGCGCAACCACGTGGGCACCGTCGTATCGGCACTGGGCATGGAATTCCTGGAGGTGGGCGACGACTTCATCCGCGCCCGCTGCCCGGTGGACGAACGCACCCGCCAGCCCTACGGCATCCTGCACGGCGGCGTGTCGGTGGTGCTGGCCGAGACGCTGGGCTCCTGCGGCGCCCACTACTCGGCCCCCGAAGGCGACCGCGCCGTGGGCCTGGACATCAACGCCAACCACATCCGCTCTGTCACCAGCGGCTGGGTGATCGGCACGGCGCGGCCGGTTCACCGTGGACGCACCACGCAGGTCTGGCAGATCGACCTGACGAACGAGGCGGGTGAGCTGACCTGCGTGTCGCGCATCACGATGGCGGTGCTGCAGCCGCGCTGA
- a CDS encoding solute carrier family 23 protein encodes MFNWTERPASSLANGAVIAPDERLPWLQTGAMGVQHVIAMFGATVLAPILMGFSPNIAILMSGIGTLIFYFVTGGKVPSYLGSSFAFIGVVIAASGYAGKGPNANIAVALGGIVACGVVYILIGAIVQAVGTGWIERFMPPVVTGAVVAVIGLNLASVPIKNMAASNFDSWMQAVTFLCVGLVAVFARGMLQRLLILMGLILATVVYAVLTNVMGMGKPVDLSGIANAAWFGLPTFTTPVFTANAMLLIAPVAIILVAENLGHLKAVTAMTGRNLDPYMGRAFIGDGIATVVSGAAGGTGVTTYAENIGVMAATRIYSTAVFVVAAVIALVLGFSPKFGALIQAIPLPVMGGVSIVVFGLIAIAGAKIWVDNKVDFSQNKNLIVAAITLIIGTGDFTLKFGDFALGGIGTATFGAIILYALLGRSKN; translated from the coding sequence ATGTTCAACTGGACTGAACGGCCCGCGTCCTCGCTGGCCAACGGCGCGGTCATCGCGCCCGACGAGCGGCTGCCCTGGCTGCAGACCGGCGCCATGGGCGTGCAGCACGTGATCGCGATGTTCGGCGCCACGGTGCTGGCGCCGATCCTGATGGGCTTCAGCCCCAACATCGCGATCCTGATGAGCGGCATCGGCACGCTGATCTTCTATTTCGTCACCGGCGGCAAGGTGCCCAGCTACCTGGGCTCCAGCTTCGCCTTCATCGGCGTGGTGATCGCGGCCAGCGGCTATGCGGGCAAGGGGCCCAACGCCAACATCGCGGTGGCGCTTGGGGGCATCGTGGCCTGCGGGGTGGTGTACATCCTGATCGGGGCCATCGTGCAGGCCGTCGGCACGGGGTGGATCGAGCGCTTCATGCCGCCGGTGGTCACGGGCGCGGTGGTGGCGGTGATCGGGCTCAACCTGGCGAGCGTGCCGATCAAGAACATGGCCGCCAGCAACTTCGACTCGTGGATGCAGGCCGTGACCTTTCTCTGCGTGGGCCTGGTGGCGGTGTTCGCGCGCGGCATGCTGCAGCGCCTGCTGATCCTGATGGGGCTGATCCTGGCCACTGTGGTCTATGCGGTGCTGACCAACGTCATGGGCATGGGCAAGCCGGTGGACCTGAGTGGCATCGCCAACGCGGCGTGGTTCGGCCTGCCGACCTTCACGACGCCGGTGTTCACGGCCAACGCGATGCTGCTGATCGCGCCCGTGGCAATCATCCTGGTGGCGGAAAACCTCGGCCACCTGAAGGCTGTGACGGCCATGACGGGCCGCAACCTCGACCCGTACATGGGCCGCGCCTTCATCGGCGACGGCATCGCCACGGTCGTGAGCGGCGCCGCGGGCGGCACCGGCGTGACCACCTACGCCGAGAACATCGGCGTGATGGCGGCCACGCGCATCTACTCGACGGCGGTGTTCGTGGTGGCGGCCGTCATCGCGCTGGTGCTGGGCTTCAGCCCCAAGTTCGGCGCGCTGATCCAGGCGATTCCGCTGCCGGTGATGGGCGGCGTGAGCATCGTGGTGTTCGGGCTGATCGCCATTGCCGGTGCCAAGATCTGGGTCGACAACAAGGTCGACTTCTCGCAGAACAAGAACCTGATCGTGGCGGCCATCACGCTGATCATCGGCACGGGCGACTTCACGCTGAAGTTCGGCGACTTCGCACTCGGCGGCATCGGTACCGCGACCTTCGGCGCGATCATTCTTTACGCGCTGCTGGGCCGCTCGAAGAACTGA
- the minC gene encoding septum site-determining protein MinC, with protein MADVSAARTKAVFEFKSATLPLIAVILKTSDLDVLAEALDAQLADSPDFFEQEPVVIDLSLLQEAQGEGDEAAGDIDFAALRSLLARHQTQPIAVRGGNAEQNAAARAAGLSVAAMPAAPAPRAPAPPPEAPASEAPQIVREVPVPANGTLLIDKPLRSGQQVYARGGDVVVTAVVSFGAEVIADGNVHVYAPLRGKAIAGARGNTEARIFSTCMEAQLVAIAGIYRTNEVPLPDTVLGKSAQVRLDGKKIAIDAIP; from the coding sequence ATGGCCGATGTCTCCGCCGCGCGCACCAAGGCGGTTTTCGAATTCAAGAGCGCCACGCTGCCGCTGATCGCAGTGATCCTCAAGACGTCCGACCTGGACGTGCTGGCCGAGGCACTCGACGCCCAGCTGGCCGATTCGCCCGACTTCTTCGAGCAGGAGCCGGTGGTGATCGACCTCTCGCTGCTGCAGGAAGCACAGGGCGAGGGTGACGAAGCCGCCGGCGACATCGACTTTGCCGCCCTGCGCAGCCTGCTGGCGCGCCACCAGACCCAACCCATCGCGGTGCGCGGCGGCAATGCCGAACAGAACGCCGCGGCCCGGGCTGCCGGCCTTTCGGTGGCGGCCATGCCCGCAGCCCCCGCACCCCGCGCCCCGGCGCCGCCGCCCGAGGCCCCCGCCTCGGAAGCCCCGCAGATCGTGCGCGAGGTGCCGGTGCCGGCCAACGGCACGCTCTTGATCGACAAACCGCTGCGCTCGGGCCAGCAGGTGTACGCCCGCGGCGGCGACGTGGTGGTGACGGCGGTGGTGAGCTTCGGCGCCGAGGTCATCGCAGACGGCAACGTGCATGTGTACGCACCGCTGCGCGGTAAGGCCATTGCCGGCGCGCGGGGCAACACCGAGGCCCGGATCTTCTCGACCTGCATGGAAGCACAGCTGGTGGCCATTGCAGGCATCTACCGGACCAACGAGGTGCCGCTGCCCGACACGGTGCTGGGCAAGTCGGCCCAGGTGCGGCTGGACGGCAAGAAAATTGCGATCGACGCCATTCCATGA
- the minD gene encoding septum site-determining protein MinD — MAKIVVVTSGKGGVGKTTTSASFASGLALAGKKTAVIDFDVGLRNLDLIMGCERRVVYDLINVIQGEANLSQALIKDKQCDNLFVLAASQTRDKEALTQEGVEKVLTDLAAMDFEYIVCDSPAGIETGAMMAMHFADEALVVTNPEVSSVRDSDRILGMLSSKTKRAKDGSEPIKEHLLITRYNPNRVAGGQMLSLEDIQDILRIKLIGVIPESESVLHASNQGVPAIHDKETDVAQAYSDVVARFLGEDKPMRFVDAEKPGFFKRIFGGK; from the coding sequence ATGGCCAAAATTGTGGTGGTGACTTCGGGCAAGGGCGGCGTCGGCAAGACGACGACGAGCGCCAGCTTCGCGTCGGGCCTCGCGCTCGCGGGCAAGAAGACGGCGGTGATCGACTTCGACGTGGGCCTGCGCAACCTCGACCTGATCATGGGCTGCGAACGCCGCGTGGTGTACGACCTGATCAACGTCATCCAGGGCGAAGCCAACCTGAGCCAGGCACTCATCAAGGACAAGCAGTGCGACAACCTGTTCGTGCTGGCCGCATCGCAGACGCGCGACAAGGAAGCGCTCACGCAGGAAGGCGTGGAGAAGGTGCTGACCGACCTGGCCGCGATGGACTTCGAATACATCGTCTGCGACTCGCCCGCGGGCATCGAGACCGGCGCCATGATGGCCATGCACTTCGCCGACGAGGCGCTGGTGGTGACCAACCCTGAAGTCTCTTCCGTGCGCGACTCGGACCGCATCCTGGGCATGCTCAGCAGCAAGACCAAGCGCGCCAAGGACGGCAGCGAGCCCATCAAGGAGCACCTGCTCATTACCCGCTACAACCCGAACCGGGTGGCGGGCGGGCAGATGCTGTCGCTCGAAGACATCCAGGACATCCTGCGCATCAAGCTGATCGGCGTGATCCCCGAGTCGGAAAGCGTGCTGCATGCCTCCAACCAGGGCGTGCCCGCGATCCACGACAAGGAAACCGACGTGGCGCAGGCCTACAGCGACGTGGTGGCGCGCTTTCTCGGCGAAGACAAGCCGATGCGCTTCGTCGACGCCGAGAAGCCGGGCTTCTTCAAGCGGATTTTCGGAGGCAAGTAG
- the minE gene encoding cell division topological specificity factor MinE — protein sequence MSFLSFLLGEKKKTASVAKERLQIILAHERSSLSGKKRPDYLPELQRELVAVISKYVSINAEDIKVHLETQDNLEVLDIKIELPDPTPAPAR from the coding sequence ATGTCCTTTCTCTCGTTCCTGCTGGGCGAAAAGAAGAAGACTGCCAGCGTCGCGAAGGAGCGGCTGCAGATCATCCTCGCGCACGAGCGGTCCAGCCTCAGCGGCAAGAAGCGGCCCGACTATCTGCCCGAACTCCAGCGCGAGCTGGTGGCGGTGATTTCCAAGTACGTGTCCATCAACGCGGAAGACATCAAGGTGCACCTGGAGACCCAGGACAACCTCGAAGTGCTCGACATCAAGATCGAGCTGCCCGACCCGACTCCTGCGCCGGCGCGCTGA